In a single window of the Sphingosinicella microcystinivorans genome:
- a CDS encoding cytochrome c-type biogenesis protein — MRALLPLAFLALTAAAEGPTLPPAEEAAARALMHELRCLVCQHQSIADSDADMAADMRAVVRERIAAGESPDEVKAYLVSRYGGYVTFDPPKTGANLVLWAAPLLFLAIGGVAVWRLYRRKGA, encoded by the coding sequence ATGAGGGCGCTGCTGCCGCTCGCGTTCCTCGCCCTGACGGCCGCCGCCGAGGGGCCGACGCTGCCGCCCGCCGAGGAGGCCGCGGCGCGCGCGCTGATGCACGAGCTGCGCTGCCTCGTCTGCCAGCACCAGTCGATCGCCGACAGCGACGCCGACATGGCGGCGGACATGCGCGCCGTCGTGCGCGAGCGGATCGCGGCGGGGGAAAGCCCCGACGAGGTGAAGGCGTATCTCGTCAGCCGCTACGGCGGCTACGTGACGTTCGATCCGCCGAAGACCGGCGCGAACCTCGTGCTGTGGGCGGCGCCGCTGCTGTTCCTCGCCATCGGCGGCGTCGCCGTGTGGCGGCTCTACCGGAGGAAGGGCGCATGA